One Hyla sarda isolate aHylSar1 chromosome 11, aHylSar1.hap1, whole genome shotgun sequence genomic window carries:
- the EGLN3 gene encoding prolyl hydroxylase EGLN3, translated as MPLKHSPPMDLEKLALEHIAPRLLSYGHCYLDHFLGEELGDQVLGQVRRLHQDGALKDGQLAGHLQGVSKRHLRGDKIAWIAGSEEGCEAIGLVLSVIDRLVVLCGNHLGQYYVKERSKAMVACYPGNGAGYVRHVDNPTGDGRCITCIYYLNKNWDAKVHGGVLRIFPDGGSRVTDVEPLFDRLLFFWSDRRNPHEVQPSYATRYALTVWYFDAKERAAAKQRFKRLSESRPDPTSEDS; from the exons ATGCCACTCAAGCACAGCCCCCCAATGGACTTGGAGAAGCTGGCACTGGAGCACATCGCCCCCCGCCTGCTCTCCTATGGTCACTGTTATCTGGATCACTTCCTGGGCGAAGAACTGGGCGACCAAGTGTTGGGGCAGGTGAGGCGTCTGCACCAGGATGGAGCCCTCAAGGATGGCCAGCTGGCGGGGCATCTCCAGGGGGTCTCCAAGAGGCATCTGCGGGGGGACAAGATAGCCTGGATCGCCGGCTCGGAGGAAGGATGCGAGGCCATTGGACTGGTGCTGTCCGTCATCGACCGCCTGGTGGTGTTGTGTGGCAACCATTTGGGCCAGTACTATGTGAAGGAGAGGTCCAAG GCAATGGTGGCTTGTTACCCTGGGAATGGAGCTGGTTACGTGCGGCACGTGGATAACCCGACAGGAGACGGGCGCTGCATTACCTGCATCTATTACCTCAATAAGAACTGGGACGCCAAG GTCCACGGTGGCGTACTTCGCATCTTTCCTGATGGCGGATCACGTGTCACCGATGTGGAGCCCCTTTTTGACCGGTTGCTCTTTTTCTGGTCTGACCGCCGCAACCCCCATGAGGTGCAGCCGTCTTACGCTACCAG ATACGCACTAACAGTCTGGTATTTCGATGCCAAAGAAAGAGCGGCAGCCAAGCAGAGGTTCAAGAGATTAAGCG AGTCTAGGCCGGATCCTACCTCGGAGGACAGCTGA